The Apium graveolens cultivar Ventura chromosome 3, ASM990537v1, whole genome shotgun sequence sequence GGCTTTGTGGGCTAAAGCGCTCAGAGACGGAGAAATGGAACTCTAAACAAGAAGAGTCTTTTGCAAAATTTTCATATCTTCATCCTTGAGGACTAAAAAGAAGTGGAAGTAGCAAAATGTTATTATCAATTTTTTATGACTTAATGACCTTTTGGCCCCTAAAGTATGGGCCGTTATACCTATCAGCCCTAAAAGTATGAAGTCATACATTTTGACCTCTATAGTATTAGTTTTCATATCTTTTAACCCTTTTTCGCTTCAAAATGACGGATCGGTGAATATCGGAGGGTAAAATCATCTTTTACTAAGAAAAAATGGTTAAAAGGTATGAAGACCGATACTATAAGGGTAAAAAGGTATGACTATAGGTTGTTGGATATTATGCATCGTTAATTTTTTGTTTGAGCCTTGATCTGATTACTTAATGTATCATTCAGTCATGGTGAGCGGATTACCCTCTTCTGCATCATGGCAAGATCTTAAGGTAAGATGAATTATCAACATGTGAAGGGGGTTATCAACCTGCAATTGTATCCGGTTTACTTCATTCTAACATGTATAGAAAATTCATTTTCTGACTTAAATATTTGGGTAGGAATGTCTTATCAGTCACTACATATGGTTGGGGAAAGGAGTGAGTTTATCCTATTACAAGTCATTGATAATGTCTATGTCACGTGCACTATAAAATGTAGTCTATAAAATGTCTATGTTGCGTAGCTTCTACCCGCTCTTTCAGTACCTACAAAACCTGTTTTTTTCAAGCAAAGTAGAAATGATATAGAAGTGACATTGATTACAGATAGTAATGTTTCCAGGGTGAGCAACTCTTCTAGCAACGGGAAGGAAAATTCTGTAACTACTCTGTCAACAAGGCTTCAATCACTGATCTATGTTCGTGATgatttgtgtttgatttagtaagtTCTTGCTAAACTAATACTGTGATCAGTGTCCTACATCAAGGAGATAAACAAGATTTACTTGAATATAAGCAGACAAATCGATTTAATGAGTCTTGATATGGGAAGAAACATTATAACAATTTATATTCTAGAAAAACATCTATGAGGGTGAGTTCCTATTCTAGAAACACATGATCGGTAAAATGTTCGCACCCATAATTTATATTCTAGCAATAAGTTCCTCACAGCTTTTTTTTCTGTATGTATTAAACTGTGGAAATAGACCTGGCCACTTGCGCGGTCCGTGCGTGCCGggccgggccgcacacgggttGGGCACTAGAAATGCTAACACTGAACCGGCCTGTGAATGAACGAACCGGGCTCGGGTCGGGCTTGAATCCTAAAAACTGAAGTCGTAATCTGTATAGACGAATAACAGCACACGGTTCGTGCGGGCTCGTGCGGTTAACCCGCGGGCTTATTTggttaaataattttattattttaattattttataaccATTATGCCCGTCTTATTTggttaaataattttattattttaattattttggtTGAAAGAGTACGGCACCTTATATAAATTTTATGagtttaaatttataaatttaaatttataaccCTTATGCAGACTAAGCTTTCTTGAATGGGGTGTAGTttgtaaattaaattaatttttatttataattatatgatATAAATATGGTAGTTagaaaaaaaatcaagaaaaaaacGTGTAcaatgaaaaagaaaagaatgtTTTATCTCATTCTTGGTCAATATTTTGAATTACTTGGAAACTCAATGTCACTTTGTGTTAATATGCCAAGTTTGGTTATATATTCATCTGATTGCTTTGTAGAGATTGAGTAGTGAGATTTGGGGGTTCGCGGGCTGTGCGGTTATTCGCGGGCCGTGCGGGTTACTCGCAGACTGCGGGTTCTTGTGCGGTCCGTGCGGACTCGGTCCCGGTTTCTAGTTAACCAACTCGTAGCCGGCTCGTGACGTCAACCGACTTGTGCGGTTTTGAACCGGACCGAACCGGGCCGAATAAATCCGGGTTTTAGGCCGAGCCGGTCCCGGGCGGGCGGTTCGAAACCGCACAAGTGGCCACCTCTATGTGGAAATCACGCATGCCTGGAAACATAAAAGCTATAAAACTGTAATAAGTTTTTCTCTAAGATGTGTTAAAGAAGCCTAAATACTTTCGCTATTTTCATGAACTTACCTGTTGCCTTAATATTGATATTTCATTGCTGAGGTTGTCATTTTTTTTCTTTGAATCATCCAGAATGATATAAGGATATGCAAGAGCAGCTGAATTTGATGTGAGAGACAAGGGGCGAGAAGGGCTTGAGGTAACAGAAACTAGGGAAGAAGTAAGAGAATTGACTATAGGGCAAGATAGAGGAGATGCATTTTGTGAACACTCATATACAGAAGGTGAAGAATGTGAGTAGAGGAGCTTTCATTTCCTAGACTTCTGTTTGGAATGGGAGATACATGTCCACTATTGAATTTCTGTTTCATACTTTTTTTGCTTTGTAAATTGCTTAAACGTCTGAACGAGTTAAAAGAGGATAGCTTAGAAATTACACTGTTTGATTTAATCAACGGGGTTTCTTGCTCCTTGCTCTCACCAGAGCTGGCTTTTGTATTCCCATGTGTTACTTGGGGAGGTGGTACAGGGAATTTGTTTACGACGACCTTGTTTAGTTTGGAAAAATAAACTTCACAACCACGGCACAGCTTGTTCGTGTTTGGCGCCAGAGAAAGGTGGAAAGTCCTCATATGAGTTAGCTGTACTCCACGCTTAATATCTTCAGCCATAATTTTGTTACCTTAATATCTTCAGCCATTCTCTCACTTGTAGTTAGCTGTACTCCACGCTTCAGAGCGATCTTTGCAATGGAACTTCTTTCCCATAACTTGATCATGGCCACGGCCAAACCTTGATGATGCCTGCTTCTACCTGGTTTTGCAAATCAATCTCTTGAGAAAAGTTTGAAATAATGCCCCTGAAGAGACAATTTCAAGTTATAACTGACATGCACATAGCTGGATCAGATCTTTTTTGGATTTGCTCATATTGATCAAATTTGCTAGTCATTAATGTCCATTTATCATAAAAAAGAATTATTTTAAGAATTAACCAAATCATACTTTTTGACCCCTATAGTATCGGTCTTCATACATTTTAACCATTTTTCTTAGTAAAAGACGTTTTTACCCTCCGATATTGGCCGATATGTCGTTTTATCTCCGAAAAGGGTTAAAAGAAACGATATCTAATACTTCAAGGGTTAAAAGGTATGACTTCTTACTTTTAGGGCCTAACAGGTATAACGATACATACTTTAAGGGCGAAAAGGTCATTAAGcctttttttatttatttagcTGTTATACTCCTGCTTGCATATCACTATATGTATTCACCACTACTCCATATACAAGACCATTCCCTCACTCAAAACAAGTAAGCATAATTTACAATGATCCCCAGTTCTTGAACACAATAAAACTATATATCCATGAAAAAAGTAACAAAAAAGTGCAGATATATAGTAAAATATGCAAAAAGAAACAGAGTAtataacatataaaaattaagGAACTCACAAGAAACTCCAAGGGTATACAAAAGGAGAAAAAAGATTGGTGGTGAACAAGTATGTGAATCACAGAGTGAGTCCGCCATTAAAGAACTGGTTCAGACAAGTTGAACCCCAGACAAAGCAAGATATCCTTCAGTTACAGACACAGACTTGTGTCTTGTTGTTCTTACAGTAAAATCACTGGATCCAGATGATTCCTCGGATACTTAGTGTCCTGGACATTGTTATGATAAAATAATGCATCAATGTATTAATTTTATGATATTAGTTTTTGTTGATAAAGGCATGTTAACATAccatgaattttaaaattagaaaatataACTAACAAAAATGAATTGGAAGATTATCCGCACATATTTCTAGTTCAAAAAAAAAAGATAACATAATTTTTAATCCCTCTAAGTGTTAGGTAGGCAAAAGTAGTtctaaaaatgttttaaaataaTACATTACATTATTTTATTTGTGAGACTCATAATCACAATAGTATATCGATAATAAAGCATATTTCACTGGaacattttttaaaataatttttgggaCTAGCATTTCTCTTTGAGTTTATATGCAAAGATTATCAACTAAACACTTCACTTAAGTACTAACGAGAGAACTAATTGAACGTCTGTTAAGCTGATTTCGAATTCAAAATTTACCAGTCATCTGAATTCGATGTAAAACCCAAACTTTATAATCAAATTCAAGCTTAAGTCTGATAACATATTGGCTATTACGAATTCTGTCCCTGGTATCATCTCTTTCAGTTATAGATACATCTGGCAATTACCTCCCTGGACCAGCTTATATTAAAACTGAAGAAGGCAAAATTGGCAAAACATTGTGGCCCTTGCATCTGCGCAAGCAACTTAAATGATCCAATGGGTATGCAACATACAAATTGAGTCTCCACCTAAGTAACCAATCATCTGTGGGCACCCCCCACCAAATTTACTGTACCAGCTTCGCAATTTTCATCAGTTTTAAAGCTAAAATAAATCAAACTAGCTTTTCAAAAGTTCATGCAATTTCAAGAAACGACCAAGTGCAATATTCCCGGATGACATAATTTTAGAAAAAACATGAAAAGGTCGCGTTTCTAAACAATCACTTAAAATTACAGGTACGATCAACAAGTCATAAATGACAAATAAGCCCAACAAACTTTCAAGCTAAATTTGCTTTTTCCTTCACAAATATCTTTATGTAATCCTGCAAAACAAGAAACAAACAGATAGTAAGAAACCTCATATATTAAATTACACTATAAGATGGAGGTTTCATGTCATTAACAGAACATCATGATTCGTAGATAATACAGAACATCATAATTCGCAGATAATTTGATCTAAGAAATGTAAAAGCAACTTAGTATCAGACAACGATGAAAGAGGATTATGCAAGCATCTAAGACATGCAATGTTCAACAAACAACTCCAAAGCAGGTAAACTACTCAAGGATTTTGTGCTCTTTTACTTGAACAGATTTTAGTATAATATTCAATTATTTGTCATGCCAGTAGAAGATATAACACATTAGACATAGTAACTACTTGCTCACACAGGTATAGTTAGCTAAAAGTGAATATACAAATCATTTTCCAACTAGATAGTGCTTAAATTATGACTATGTTTGGACAAAACTCTAATAGTTTCTCAAATTCACAtctgaaaatgaaaaaaaaagtTAATATTACACCCGGGCTTTACAAAGAGAAAATATCCACGGCTAAAATTTCATTCTTGGGAAAAACCTGATGATTTTCAATTCGCTGTGACGGAAGATTACTAATAATAAACGAAAATGAAACTAAAGACAATAACCAAGAAACTAAGATCCTGATACTAGATGGTACATGAAATTGGGCGAACATTAACAAAAAGCACCACGTCAAATAGTTTTAAGAATTTACTTGTGTAACTAGGACCATATTCTTAATACTAGCACAAAAAGACCCAAATAAATTGAAGACAAACCGAAAAAAACCTCATGAATGCATTTTCTGAAACAGAGATTTAAAACTGAATGGATAATAAAGAATGAAATTTAGTTAACTTCAGCAGATTAGCACAAACCTTTACGAGTTTTGAGATATTTGGCTTAAAAGTAGACAGATATTTTTTAATGTTTTCTTGCGTCTGAGGTGTGCTTGGGACACTCAAAGTCACCTTCGTAACAActttttttacaattttcttgTAAGTATCTCTGTCAATTTGATCTCTGATATATATTGGGTCAAGAAGCTCCTTAACTAAATTTGCAAGCGCATGCTTGAAGCAACTGTCCCCATCAGTGGTTTCCATTCTCTGACCATCTTTGTCATCTACCTCATTATTAACAAATTTACTTCCATCGTTTCTTTCTTTTGTTTCTCCACCCATGGTTAAATTTGGTTCTTTATTGTAACTGTCAGCAAATTGATCTTTTTCACCTGACGGAAGGCTGTAAACATTTAGTTCAACATTACTACAGTCAGTCCTATACAGACCAACACCGCCTGAATCAGCACCATGAGGTAACTTTGATGAAGATGCAACCTCAGCATATTTCTGTCTGATCAGCATCAAATTATCATTAACAAGACCTAACTGTCTTGATGACACAGCTCGAGCATCAGGACCCACAGAACCAGCAACAAAAGACTGCAAGATTACCAGTGCGTTTGTAGCACTTAAAGCTGCAAACAATTCCGGAAACTGTTTTATTTCTTCAACAATCTGAATTAATGTGTCAGTAATGCTTTGGATCAGCTCACTGCTCCCTAAGGACTGGACTGACGATGATGATGGTTCTGGTCTTACTGTATTTAGAACACCAGGTTCTCTGGATGTCCCATCCAGTGTCAGTAACTGGCTTCCCATAAAAGTCATAGATCCTCCAATATTAGCACTAACCAGAGAACTGTGTTAGTTGCAAAAAATCAACTGGTGACTTAAATACCAGAACTCCAAACAAGATTAAGATTAAATAATAGTAATCTACAATTATAAACTTCAATCATTCATATCAAAGACCTAATATATTGAGCTTCAGATGAGTGTGCGTTTATTTACTGCTGGTCCCAGATATAAAACCAATAAGGATAATTTAAATCGAAAATAGGAGGTGGGACACATTTATAACGAATACTGAATCAGAAAGTCACTTTTACTGAAAACTGGGAGGAAATTTCTGATGTATTTAATACACATAAATATACAGTACACTAGGATTATAATTAAACTTGGGAGAGTTCACAGGCTCAAATCCCTTCATATCTTCCTTGATACATAAATTATGCATTAAAAGCCTGGTAGTGCAAATAATGTCCACACAGAATAAGAGGTACCGCATAAATAAGAAAAAGTGTAATATATTAGTGTCTACACTATTTATAAATGTATCATATGATGGGAATCAGGGAGTGTCAAAATTCAAGTAAAAGTCATACCTGTATGTATCATGCCCAGGATCATCCTCACAAAGAAGATTGGACACTTCTTTTGAATCATATTTTATAGTGCCATGACTGGTTGTGGGTCTACTGCTGCTGCCACCCGTACCATCCCCAGTAGAAGCTGGAATATCCATCCAACTGATGTAGGGATAGCCTGgataaagaaaaaaaaaatacATATAAGATACCAATGTGACTGCTCAAATTTTGTTACTTAGGATGTCATGATACAGATCATCATATATGGTGACAAGTCACACCACCTAATAGAAAGTTACAAACATCAGAGCCACTAAATCAAATGTTGAGAATAATGATCTCCATCACTGCCCTACAATTTACTTCCAACAAGTTGAAATGTTTATCATTAAAAGATTCCATAGAACTAAAGACTTGATCAATTTGACAATTTAAAATTTCAGACGGGAGGAACAACTGCCTTCTAAAAGTTCCGCATCACAGTTGAAATAGATTCTAACATAAAGAGGGAATACAGAGATATAAAATGAATGATGAAAAAACAATATTTATATATAGAAGCAAAAGAAAAATGCGATGAAGACAAGCAATTAAGAAAGAAAAAACAATCCTTATGCACAACAAAATTGAAATCGGAGGAACATTGCCGAAGCTTAAAAAATCAATGACAAGAAAATggaacaaaacaaaaaaaatcaactTCAAATTTCCTCCAAGGTTGCATTTAAAATCTGAACTCGTTTCTGAATCCTAAAATAGCAGTTCAATTACAGAAATTATTATTTCTGTCCAACAAACGGATCAAATAATTTGCGTCCACGCAATTAAAATGCACTAGAGTAGGAAACATGTGCCAATAAATATAAATAACTAAACATAAGTAAATATATACAAACAAGCAGAATTTTCCCAAGAACGTGAAGAGATCGCAAGGAATTAAGACAAACTTAAAGTGCagaagaaaaaaatatatataaacacatataaTATAGCCTTCCGTTACTGCAAGAGGTTGTAAGAAATCAACAACCCTAATTTTCTTCAATTGGGCAAACAAATTAATTAACAACAAAACTTACTTTAGGATGCAAGAAGAAAAAAAGCGAAGTAATTTCAATGTTTGGTATCTATGATGAGCTTAGATCACTCTGGAGGTGGTGGGCACAGAACTGATGCGAGATCGGTGGTGGGATCGTGAATCTCGTTGAGATTGACGGCGGAAATCATAAAGCCCTAGTCTCGATTAAGAAAATGATACCTAAGCTAATTTATTAAAGAAATATTTAGATTTTTTTAAGAAACCGCTACTTTCTGTTTTTGTCCCACATAAACCGGCCCAACTATCCGTGCCTAGGCAGCTTCCTACTGAAAACAAAAACTTTCTACTGGTTTCTTTAAACGCCTACCTTTTTTTCTAGGCTAAGCACAATTCTCTAACACTGCGTATAAATGCCAAAACAGCATAAAAGGGATAAGAAAATAAGCATTTTCGTACATAAATATTTCGATATCTTAGCAGTGACCATACCCAGGAACTTACTGGCTACAATGTATGGCTGCTTGAACTTCAGTATAGCATGTTCATTAAAAAAATCTGTCATAAAAGTTAGCTCCTGTGAGATGCACGAAGGGTCACACAATCACTTGATTTTTATTGCTTCTATTAGAAAGAGTGTCTATGGCCTGCCTGGTGAGAGAAAAAAAATTGTTGGCTCGTTGAGGAAGGGAACAGGGGCATTCTGTGTGCAGCTAGGAAGTAGAGAAAAAAACTGCTTAATGTTGCTCATCCTATATTCACTTATGGCAATTTTCTATATGATCTGCAAGGAAGAACCTCCCATCTGTTCCAAGGTTCTTCTACACTGGCTAGGAGAGTTTCTCGTTTCGCAGCTCGAATTGTGAAAGATAAGTACCTTACCTGTAGGCATAGGAGTTCTATTTTGGATTTGTGAGCTGTCACAGTTGGAAGATAGGTTGGAGTTGATTATTTGAAATTTTGGTAAGTTTGTGTAAAGAGCAGCCTAGGGATTTGTCCTAGGGATGTAGGTGGCTACTTTGACAAcattgaattattttcattatttttaGTAGATCTAATATTTCCCCCACAACACATAAATCCTTATAATTTGAAATCCAGGACTCATTCTGTCCACTGCAAACATCAGGTGTGAAGAAAATGATACAATAAAATCAAAACTCTTAAACAGATGTCAAACTACTCAACTTCACACTGGGAAAAAACTCAAAATACAAAGGATGGTTCTTGATTAAGATAACCTGAGATAAAACCTATATACATATGAATGTTATGCCCTACTCCTAGACCTAGAAATTTAATTTGGCATTACTGCTCTTTAGACCAAGTGGTGTTCCAAAACGCCTTTTAGTTTTGGGAGAGCCCGTAACTTAACATAGCATCAGAACTCTAACAGTCTAAATGATAGAACAGTCACGAGTTTGAATTCCCGGAATGAATATTTTATTTCAAGTGAAGAtataaataactgaaaaccaGGGGTGAACAAGAAACGGGTTTTTAGTCGATTCCAGGTGGATGCACTGATTTAAGTAGGGGGTCATGGGGGTTGGATGTTGTGCTAGCCCTCTCCAGGATTAGTCGAGGTGCGTGTAAGTTGGCCCGGACACCTGGTTAtgaaaaaaaagggttttcaagTGAATGGTATATTAATAAACATAATACACATATTGAGCCCTTCTTCTAATGCTTCAACTCCTAGGAGAGGAAGTAACTTGACTGTTGACATGGACCACGACAGTTTTTGAAAGAAATTCAAATCTTCGCTGCACATTAACAACATATAAGCAATATTGTTTACCATTTTTAACTATTAGTAACAAATAAATGAATCAGAAGAAGAATAAAAAGTACACATTTTCTTTAAGATATGTATATGCATAATATACAATTATCCCTAATTCTTAAACCAAAAAATTATATAACCTAGCTCTATATTATCACAGTCCAACTCCAAAATTTGCTATCAGTTAAGCTGGGGATTTCAATGTAACTTAAAATGGTATCTCTTCTCTCTTGGTCTATTCCGAACACCATAAAGTTTGATATATGTGGTAACTCAACATAGTATTAGAACTCTTTTAACCCAGCTAGCGGTCTTGAGTTCGTATTTTGGAAACCAGCTATTGTATGAAAAAACAGAACACCAAGGTGTTTTATGCAATTTTGGGCCCCAACGATCCTAAAAAAAGGGTTCTCAACTGACGGCATATTGATAAGCATAATTTACATATTAGCATAGACCAGTCCGGTTTATGAATGAAAAATAGTCCGTTTTCTGCACATGATCATCATTTGCCATGATTTAATCAATATTGTGTTAATTTACCGAGTTTCATATTTTAAGCAATACATTTATAACAGGTTTGACAATCAATAACAAAGAAATGAATCATAACAGATTGTATATATACACTCTAAATATCCCAATCAAAAACATATATGCAATAAGAATAACCAATATAAATAATTATCACTATTTCAGTATTTTCTCGAACCCGAAAAGGTTATATGCCTAACAGTCGTCCTACAATCATAGTATAACTACAGCAGTTAATACTTAAATAAAGTAAAATACATCAAATTTAATGAATACCCATGTAATATAATCCTCAAGAAAGTACAAATAAACAAGTGCATGTTTATATAGAGATATAAATAGTTCAGACACTGGAAAAAAAACAGGAGAGCATACCATAGACTTAAAGGGATGACAACAAATTTCATATGGATGATGATTGATGACTGATGATACAGAACAAGAAAAACTTGGAGGGACATGTTTAAGCCCAGACAAAACCGTAGATCCTTCGATTTGTTACTTATGTAAACATAGTAACATAACAGACTATTATGTAATTATCAATTTTTGTCAATGGCTTTTATGATATACAAGATGGAATTTACAAGTTATTTCGTCGTCTTTTttcgataattttatttatatttatattgttGTGACAATTTTTTTAATCAATATATCTTAATTCCTGCTAGTGAATGAATATTTGAATTTACTATTTCACTCTCAGGattttttgtaaaataattaTTTCAAGGACATTATAGTAATTTGAACAATTTTTTCGGGTAAATGGTCCTACTAATCCAGCCCTATAGCGGTTACTTTGTCGGAATGACACTATCTACTCAATTATAACAAACTAATTTCCTGTTTCACTGTAACTTACATTTAGATTTGAAAATCATGACATTAAGTATCTTCGATTTCAACCCTTTGTAAAACAAAGGAGTTTGAATCTGGTTTATGCTTTCCAAACTATTAGTGCTATTTTTTGATGGTTCATAGGGGTAGATAGTAATGGAGAAGAATGAGACGAATATAAAAGCAGATGGAAAGTCTCAAGGTTATATATAGTTCCTATTTATCTCTTGTTTTACGTTTTCTCTCTATACAGTGACTCAAGTCACATCCTATGTCTCAATTGATTTAATATCATATAATCTTTTGTGTTCGTAGGTAATAAGCATATGCCAATACCTTTACAACTATCACCTCCTTCAATGAAACCTGGTATGTAACTTTAAACACCTAATATGTTATATTGATATGTTACGATTCCAGGTTTGAACTTTTTTTTATAGCATTAAAACGACGTATAGTTCCTGTTGAGAAATCCAGTGGTGAAGGGCAAACTGCCAATATATAAATTCAAAACTTAGAGAACGTTACCGGAGTGCCAGACCATTTAGGATCTTCGCTGACAAGTGAATTGAATAAACTGATTACAATATACAAAATTTTAAATTAGTGAAACCTTCTTCAATGACAACATACAAGGTCATCTCAATGGGATGATAATATGCCAATACAATTTTTGAAGTAGTTTAATTTAAAACATGAAGCATTTTCTAACATGATTCAATTACATTTGTGCAAGGCACAAAATTAAGATTACCAGGTTTGAGGCACGGGCGTTTAAATCCTATTGACAAGTTCGGTGGTCAAGGATCAAGATGCAATATGAATCTTAATTTCTCGGATGAAAGTGCAGGCCTATCAAGCCAGTTAAAATATTCAATAAATGTGAGTAACGCAATATATATGTGTTAAGGCTCTATTATGACCATTTGAGGTCAAAAATTAAAAAGCATTTATTGAATCTGTGCAGATCCTTTAACTGAGATTCATCCAAATATCGCAACAAAGGAAAACAAAGGCATACATTGTGCAAGTTCGAGCGTTCCATACTCGGAGCAAGGACTTGAGAACTTAGCACCAGAAATGCAATAAATCAAGAATGATAGTTATGGTGAGAACCATAATACATAAACCCAAAATTCCCGCTACTATTAAATAATTTCTAACAATACTATGTTCCTTATTTTAAAGATTCAGGTGCAAAACCAAATGTAAATAATGCACAGATCTTCTACAATTTGCACAATAAAAATGGTATTCTTGCAAATTAAGCAACATTAGTACCCCAAACTATCACATACAAGTCAGGATATGTCTTTTACACTAATtagatttttttttgaaaatcataGTGCTCAACCATACACAGACAACTTTTGCAAGGAGGTTGAATTTGCATTATAAGTCTGAAAATCTAAGAGAAAGTACGGTTACTAGCATTACAGGTTTGTAAAACTATCTGAGGTGATCCATTATAACACTGTACAATATCAATGTGAAATAAATCTTGATAACCCAAAATTTTACAGAGACACCTTATGCCTCTCATCATGATTTGCCTAACGCGATAAGAACACCACATACGTCCCATGTTAGTGTGACACAGATGCGCTCAGGTAAAAATTATATCTTCCTAACCCCATGGTGGTTTTTCCCATAGTTGAAAAAGGACATCTCTTTATTTCTACGTGTAAATTAAATGCCATTATAAGTAGTAATTTTAATGATAACATGCGGGTTTGACACAAATAGACACCAATGTTGCTCCTTCACGCTATGCAGCAAGACCTCAATTCCCAGGAACACATACATCTGGTAATTAAATTTGGATTTTAAATGTTAAACTAAGATTAAAATCTTTATGTATTATATTATCACCTATGTCGACAGCTGCCTCCAGTGTCGCAGCCACAACTAATACTGAAACTCCAATGAATACAACACCTATTTTC is a genomic window containing:
- the LOC141710737 gene encoding uncharacterized protein LOC141710737 isoform X2, giving the protein MDIPASTGDGTGGSSSRPTTSHGTIKYDSKEVSNLLCEDDPGHDTYSANIGGSMTFMGSQLLTLDGTSREPGVLNTVRPEPSSSSVQSLGSSELIQSITDTLIQIVEEIKQFPELFAALSATNALVILQSFVAGSVGPDARAVSSRQLGLVNDNLMLIRQKYAEVASSSKLPHGADSGGVGLYRTDCSNVELNVYSLPSGEKDQFADSYNKEPNLTMGGETKERNDGSKFVNNEVDDKDGQRMETTDGDSCFKHALANLVKELLDPIYIRDQIDRDTYKKIVKKVVTKVTLSVPSTPQTQENIKKYLSTFKPNISKLVKDYIKIFVKEKANLA
- the LOC141710737 gene encoding uncharacterized protein LOC141710737 isoform X1 encodes the protein MDIPASTGDGTGGSSSRPTTSHGTIKYDSKEVSNLLCEDDPGHDTYSSLVSANIGGSMTFMGSQLLTLDGTSREPGVLNTVRPEPSSSSVQSLGSSELIQSITDTLIQIVEEIKQFPELFAALSATNALVILQSFVAGSVGPDARAVSSRQLGLVNDNLMLIRQKYAEVASSSKLPHGADSGGVGLYRTDCSNVELNVYSLPSGEKDQFADSYNKEPNLTMGGETKERNDGSKFVNNEVDDKDGQRMETTDGDSCFKHALANLVKELLDPIYIRDQIDRDTYKKIVKKVVTKVTLSVPSTPQTQENIKKYLSTFKPNISKLVKDYIKIFVKEKANLA